The following are from one region of the Centropristis striata isolate RG_2023a ecotype Rhode Island chromosome 19, C.striata_1.0, whole genome shotgun sequence genome:
- the rab27b gene encoding ras-related protein Rab-27B, giving the protein MTDGDYDYLIKLLALGDSGVGKTTFLYRYTDNKFNPKFITTVGIDFREKRVVYTASNPNGTTTGKTFKVHLQLWDTAGQERFRSLTTAFFRDAMGFLLMFDLTSQQSFLNVRNWMSQLQANAYCENPDIVLVGNKADLADQREVQEKQAKELADKYGIPYFETSAATGAEVDKAVITLLDLVMKRMEQCVDKPPADPANGNGATKLGDAQPNEKKCAC; this is encoded by the exons ATGACTGATGGGGATTATGACTACCTTATAAAGCTCCTTGCCCTGGGGGACTCCGGCGTGGGGAAGACCACCTTCTTGTACCGATACACAGACAACAAGTTCAACCCCAAGTTCATCACCACAGTCGGCATCGACTTCAGGGAAAAGAGAGTG gTGTACACAGCGTCCAACCCCAATGGGACAACCACAGGGAAAACCTTCAAGGTTCACCTCCAGCTCTGGGACACAGCTGGACAGGAGAG GTTCCGCAGCCTGACAACAGCGTTCTTCAGGGACGCCATGGGGTTCCTGCTGATGTTTGATCTCACCAGCCAGCAGAGCTTTCTCAATGTCAGAAACTGGATGA GCCAGCTACAGGCCAATGCCTACTGTGAGAATCCAGATATTGTGTTGGTAGGAAACAAGGCGGATCTGGCCGACCAGCGGGAGGTTCAGGAGAAACAGGCCAAGGAGCTGGCAGATAAATATGG GATCCCGTACTTTGAGACGAGTGCGGCGACAGGAGCGGAGGTAGACAAGGCAGTGATAACACTGTTGGACCTGGTCATGAAGAGGATGGAGCAGTGCGTGGACAAACCGCCTGCCGATCCGGCCAATGGGAACGGGGCAACCAAGCTTGGGGATGCGCAGCCCAATGAGAAGAAATGTGCATGCtag